In Pectobacterium aroidearum, the following are encoded in one genomic region:
- the rraB gene encoding ribonuclease E inhibitor RraB: MANRELLEEQREETRLIIEELLDDGSDPDALYTIEHHFSAEKFEVLEKVAVEAFKLGYEVTDAEELEVEDGVLLMCCDAISEVALNAELIDAQVEQLLALAERHGVNYDGWGTYFEDPDGEGEEDGDDEDFYDEDDDGKRH, translated from the coding sequence ATGGCAAACCGCGAATTACTGGAAGAGCAACGGGAAGAGACACGCCTGATCATTGAAGAACTGCTGGATGATGGCAGCGATCCTGACGCGCTCTATACCATTGAACACCATTTCTCTGCTGAAAAGTTTGAAGTGTTGGAAAAAGTCGCTGTAGAAGCCTTCAAACTGGGCTACGAAGTGACGGATGCGGAAGAACTGGAAGTGGAAGATGGCGTGTTGCTGATGTGCTGTGATGCCATCAGTGAAGTTGCGCTGAATGCGGAACTGATCGACGCACAGGTAGAACAACTGCTGGCGTTGGCAGAACGCCACGGTGTGAATTACGACGGCTGGGGTACCTACTTCGAAGATCCAGATGGTGAAGGCGAAGAAGACGGGGATGATGAAGATTTTTATGACGAAGACGATGACGGCAAGCGCCACTAA
- a CDS encoding GNAT family N-acetyltransferase, giving the protein MTTATSAKLQVRPITAQDDAAIARVIRQVSAEFGLTADKGYTVSDPNLDALFALYSQPQSAYWVIEYEGCVVGGGGIAPLVAGDEDVCELQKMYFLPIARGKGLARQLAIQALDFARQHGFRRCYLETTGHLTSAIRLYESLGFEPIPHSMGNTGHTDCEVTMLKVL; this is encoded by the coding sequence ATGACAACCGCGACCTCCGCCAAGCTTCAGGTACGCCCAATCACTGCGCAGGACGATGCCGCTATCGCTCGGGTCATCCGTCAGGTTTCTGCTGAATTTGGTTTGACGGCTGATAAAGGCTACACCGTGTCCGATCCGAATCTGGACGCGCTGTTTGCCCTCTATAGCCAGCCGCAAAGCGCTTACTGGGTAATTGAATACGAAGGCTGTGTCGTGGGCGGCGGCGGCATTGCACCACTGGTCGCGGGTGACGAAGATGTGTGTGAATTGCAGAAAATGTATTTCTTACCCATCGCGCGGGGCAAAGGGCTGGCGCGCCAATTAGCGATACAAGCGCTTGATTTTGCGCGTCAGCACGGCTTTCGCCGCTGTTATCTGGAAACGACGGGTCACCTGACCAGCGCGATCCGCCTGTATGAATCATTGGGCTTCGAGCCGATTCCCCACTCAATGGGCAACACAGGCCACACCGACTGTGAAGTAACGATGCTGAAGGTGCTGTAA
- the pyrI gene encoding aspartate carbamoyltransferase regulatory subunit, translated as MTHDNKLQVEAIKRGTVIDHIPAQVGFKLLTLFKLTATDQRITIGLNLPSNHLGRKDLIKIENIFLTEEQANQLAIYAPQATVNQIDDYDVVRKLVPTLPEHITGVLTCPNSNCISRSEPVSSSFSVKQRDGDVHLKCKYCEKEFERQAVLQDR; from the coding sequence ATGACACACGATAATAAATTACAGGTTGAAGCGATCAAACGTGGCACGGTGATCGACCATATTCCCGCACAGGTAGGTTTTAAACTGCTGACGCTGTTTAAACTGACCGCGACAGACCAGCGCATCACCATCGGCCTGAACTTGCCGTCCAACCACCTTGGGCGCAAAGATCTGATCAAGATCGAAAATATCTTCCTGACCGAAGAGCAAGCGAACCAGTTGGCGATCTACGCACCGCAGGCGACCGTCAATCAGATTGATGACTATGACGTGGTGCGCAAACTGGTGCCGACGCTGCCAGAACACATTACTGGCGTGCTCACTTGCCCGAATAGCAACTGCATCAGCCGCAGCGAACCGGTGTCGTCGTCGTTCAGCGTTAAACAGCGCGATGGCGATGTTCACCTGAAGTGTAAGTACTGCGAGAAAGAGTTTGAGCGTCAGGCCGTACTGCAAGATCGCTAG
- a CDS encoding PAS domain-containing protein: MDPDLTPVEYYFDNSLFGWAIKDCNSQYVYGNKMACQYFGVTENKLVGCLDTDLTPDISEHYGHILYDDQKILTTNEMSIVLKTFDYGRRNRLRSFLVEKRPWRLNDGNDGIVCTYIEITNVYFSTFLMPCERKPIVFTRPANIFTDKEWEAVLLLQSGVKQNRIPDILGISSSTLRNRITRCCDKAGVANSTALIQHCNQKGWDNYIPPFFLIKGHVSIT; encoded by the coding sequence ATGGACCCAGATTTGACTCCTGTTGAGTATTACTTTGATAACTCTTTGTTTGGCTGGGCAATAAAGGACTGTAACTCTCAGTATGTTTATGGCAATAAGATGGCATGTCAGTATTTCGGCGTAACAGAAAATAAACTTGTAGGCTGTCTCGACACTGACTTAACGCCCGATATCAGCGAGCACTACGGTCATATACTGTATGACGACCAAAAAATATTGACCACAAATGAAATGAGTATTGTCCTCAAAACATTTGATTACGGAAGACGAAATAGACTCAGGTCTTTTCTGGTGGAGAAGCGTCCTTGGCGGCTCAATGATGGCAATGACGGGATTGTTTGCACCTACATAGAAATCACCAATGTTTACTTTTCAACCTTTCTTATGCCATGCGAAAGGAAGCCCATTGTGTTCACCCGACCGGCAAATATTTTTACAGACAAAGAGTGGGAGGCCGTTCTTTTACTGCAGAGCGGGGTAAAGCAGAACCGTATTCCGGACATACTCGGTATAAGTTCCTCAACGCTTCGTAACAGGATAACGCGTTGCTGTGATAAAGCAGGAGTGGCAAACAGCACCGCCCTGATCCAACACTGCAACCAAAAAGGATGGGATAACTACATACCTCCTTTTTTTCTGATAAAAGGGCATGTATCGATTACCTGA
- the argF gene encoding ornithine carbamoyltransferase, producing the protein MQPFYKRHFLRLMDFTPAEIANLLALSTKLKADKKNGTEVRRLQGKNIALIFEKDSTRTRCSFEVAAYDQGAQVTYLGPSGSQIGHKESIKDTARVLGRMYDGIQYRGYGQQIVETLAQYAGVPVWNGLTNEFHPTQLLADLLTMQEHLPGKPLSEMTLVYVGDARNNMGNTMLEAAALTGLDLRLVAPKACWPDAGLVAECQAAAEQTGGSITLTEDIATGVAGADFIYTDVWVSMGEPKETWQERIALLKPYQVNAAMIAATGNPQVKFLHCLPAFHDDQTTMGQQMAEQYGLHGGMEVTDEVFESAHSIVFDQAENRMHTIKAVMVATLAQD; encoded by the coding sequence ATGCAACCGTTCTACAAGCGTCATTTTTTAAGGTTAATGGATTTTACACCCGCAGAAATTGCCAATCTTTTAGCCCTGTCAACGAAACTGAAAGCCGATAAAAAAAACGGGACAGAAGTCCGCCGCCTGCAAGGTAAAAACATCGCACTCATCTTCGAAAAAGATTCGACTCGTACTCGCTGCTCTTTCGAAGTTGCTGCATACGATCAGGGCGCGCAAGTGACCTATCTCGGCCCAAGCGGTAGCCAAATCGGCCATAAAGAATCCATCAAAGATACCGCTCGCGTGCTGGGAAGAATGTACGACGGCATTCAATATCGCGGCTATGGCCAGCAGATTGTCGAAACGCTGGCGCAATACGCCGGTGTGCCAGTCTGGAACGGACTGACGAACGAATTCCACCCTACGCAGCTACTGGCGGATCTGCTGACGATGCAGGAACATTTGCCGGGTAAACCGCTGTCAGAAATGACGCTCGTTTACGTGGGCGATGCGCGCAATAACATGGGCAACACCATGTTGGAAGCAGCAGCGCTGACCGGGCTGGATCTACGCCTCGTTGCGCCAAAAGCCTGCTGGCCAGATGCTGGTCTGGTGGCAGAGTGTCAGGCCGCGGCAGAGCAAACTGGCGGCAGCATCACACTGACGGAAGATATCGCTACGGGCGTCGCAGGCGCAGATTTCATTTATACCGACGTCTGGGTTTCCATGGGGGAACCGAAAGAGACCTGGCAGGAGCGCATCGCGCTGCTGAAGCCGTATCAGGTGAACGCGGCGATGATTGCTGCGACGGGCAATCCGCAGGTGAAATTCCTGCACTGCCTGCCCGCTTTCCACGACGATCAGACGACGATGGGCCAACAAATGGCAGAACAATACGGTCTGCACGGTGGAATGGAAGTCACGGACGAGGTCTTTGAATCCGCGCACAGCATCGTGTTCGATCAGGCGGAAAACCGTATGCACACCATCAAAGCGGTGATGGTCGCTACGCTAGCGCAAGATTAA
- the pyrB gene encoding aspartate carbamoyltransferase encodes MVNPLYQKHIISINDLSREDLELTLRVAASLKAKPQPELLKHKVIASCFFEASTRTRLSFETAMHRLGASVVGFADSNNTSLGKKGETLADTISVISQYVDAIVMRHPQEGASRLATEFSGGIPVLNAGDGANQHPTQTLLDLFTIQETQGRLNNINIAMVGDLKYGRTVHSLTQALAKFEGNRFYFIAPDALAMPDYILSMLKEKNIAYSLHNSIDEVVGELDILYMTRVQKERLDPSEYINIKSQFVLRAADLHSARPNLKVLHPLPRVDEITIDVDTTPYAYYFQQAGNGIYARQALLALVLNRELVL; translated from the coding sequence ATGGTCAATCCGCTCTATCAAAAGCATATTATTTCGATTAACGACCTCAGTCGGGAAGATTTGGAACTGACGCTGCGTGTTGCCGCCAGCCTGAAAGCCAAGCCTCAGCCTGAGCTGTTAAAACATAAAGTGATTGCCAGCTGTTTCTTCGAGGCCTCAACCCGGACGCGTTTATCCTTTGAAACCGCGATGCATCGTCTTGGTGCCTCCGTCGTCGGCTTCGCCGACAGCAACAACACCTCGCTGGGGAAAAAAGGCGAAACGCTGGCCGACACCATCTCCGTTATCAGCCAATATGTTGATGCCATCGTGATGCGTCACCCGCAGGAAGGCGCGTCCCGCCTTGCGACCGAGTTTTCCGGCGGCATTCCGGTACTGAACGCCGGTGACGGTGCGAACCAGCACCCGACGCAAACGCTGCTCGATTTGTTCACCATTCAGGAAACGCAGGGGCGCCTGAACAACATCAACATCGCGATGGTCGGTGATTTGAAATATGGCCGCACCGTGCATTCACTCACGCAGGCGCTGGCGAAGTTTGAAGGCAACCGCTTCTATTTCATCGCTCCAGACGCGCTGGCGATGCCGGACTACATTCTGAGCATGCTGAAAGAGAAGAATATTGCTTACAGCCTGCACAACAGCATCGACGAAGTCGTCGGTGAGCTGGATATTCTGTACATGACGCGCGTGCAGAAAGAGCGTCTGGATCCGTCCGAGTACATCAACATCAAATCCCAGTTTGTCCTGCGGGCGGCTGACCTGCACAGCGCCCGCCCGAATTTGAAAGTGCTGCACCCGCTGCCGCGCGTCGATGAGATCACCATCGATGTGGATACCACGCCTTACGCTTATTATTTCCAACAGGCGGGCAACGGTATTTACGCTCGTCAGGCGCTGTTGGCGCTGGTCCTGAATCGCGAACTGGTTCTGTAA
- a CDS encoding YhcH/YjgK/YiaL family protein: MITGNVHHLELVPYLPAKLREAIEYVKKNITADTPLGKHDIEGNSVFVLISNDSTDLLEKRRAEYHAKYLDIQIVLSGVEGMTFSNLPAGKPDTDWLADKDIAFLPSGEQEKQFVMQEGDFVVFFPGEVHKPLCAVGEPAHVRKAVVKIDASLV, translated from the coding sequence ATGATTACTGGCAATGTCCACCACCTTGAACTGGTTCCTTATCTGCCTGCCAAACTGCGTGAAGCAATTGAATACGTGAAGAAAAACATTACGGCGGATACCCCGCTGGGCAAGCATGATATCGAGGGCAACAGCGTGTTTGTGCTGATCTCCAACGACAGCACCGATCTGCTGGAAAAACGCCGCGCCGAGTATCACGCCAAATATCTGGACATTCAGATTGTGCTGTCCGGCGTGGAAGGGATGACGTTCAGTAACCTGCCTGCGGGCAAGCCGGATACCGATTGGTTGGCGGATAAAGATATTGCCTTCCTGCCATCGGGTGAACAGGAAAAACAGTTTGTGATGCAGGAAGGGGATTTTGTCGTCTTCTTCCCAGGTGAAGTACACAAACCGCTGTGTGCTGTTGGTGAACCGGCACACGTACGCAAAGCTGTAGTGAAAATCGACGCGTCGCTGGTGTAG
- a CDS encoding helix-turn-helix transcriptional regulator, which translates to MTQITLPDRLIAMFESDPLVGWAIKDTNSRFVYVNNTFKTWQTISTRYDYEGLNIRDIPVPVAEFSDIFNQQEREIERTGKAVRAITTHIQGTEKIMQPAYNIQEPIYDEHRNCIGTVISVRHVRIITPTSLLNGTIIQHSTFEPPSTIFTEKEWEVIYLLVCGMMLKDISSILSITVDAVNSRLRSCYRKTGLNSVSGLKEYCRDNRFDNYIPLFFLKKGHIIIRG; encoded by the coding sequence ATGACACAAATTACGTTACCTGACAGACTAATCGCAATGTTTGAAAGCGATCCTCTTGTCGGCTGGGCAATAAAAGACACAAATTCCCGTTTTGTTTATGTCAATAACACCTTTAAAACCTGGCAAACCATATCAACTCGTTATGATTATGAAGGCTTGAACATTAGGGATATCCCTGTTCCTGTCGCCGAATTTTCAGACATTTTTAATCAGCAGGAACGAGAGATAGAGCGTACTGGTAAGGCGGTGAGAGCCATTACAACGCATATTCAAGGCACGGAAAAAATAATGCAGCCTGCCTACAATATTCAGGAGCCAATCTATGATGAACATCGCAACTGTATAGGCACAGTTATCAGCGTCAGGCATGTTAGGATCATCACACCGACCTCGTTGCTAAATGGAACCATAATTCAACACTCCACCTTCGAGCCCCCTTCTACAATATTTACTGAGAAGGAATGGGAGGTTATTTACCTGCTTGTCTGTGGGATGATGCTTAAAGATATAAGCAGCATCCTCTCAATCACCGTCGATGCTGTTAACAGCAGACTCAGAAGCTGCTACAGAAAAACAGGTTTGAATTCAGTATCAGGCCTAAAGGAATACTGTAGAGATAACCGATTTGATAACTACATCCCGCTGTTCTTTCTGAAAAAAGGACATATCATTATCAGAGGTTAA
- the ridA gene encoding 2-iminobutanoate/2-iminopropanoate deaminase: protein MSRTISTEHAPAAIGPYVQGVDLGSMIITSGQIPVNPKSGLVADNITAQTRQSLENVQAIVEAAGLKVSDIVKTTVFVKDLHDFTLVNTAYEAFFNEHDAPFPARSCVEVARLPKDVKIEIEAIAVRR from the coding sequence ATGTCACGTACTATCAGCACTGAGCACGCCCCTGCCGCCATCGGCCCTTATGTTCAGGGCGTCGACCTCGGCAGCATGATCATCACGTCCGGTCAGATTCCAGTGAACCCGAAAAGCGGTCTGGTAGCAGATAACATTACTGCTCAAACGCGTCAGTCGCTGGAAAACGTACAGGCAATTGTGGAAGCCGCTGGCCTGAAAGTTTCCGATATCGTGAAAACGACGGTATTTGTGAAAGACCTGCACGACTTCACCCTGGTGAATACCGCGTATGAAGCCTTCTTCAACGAGCACGACGCTCCGTTCCCAGCTCGCTCTTGCGTTGAAGTTGCCCGCCTGCCAAAAGATGTGAAAATCGAAATCGAAGCGATCGCCGTCCGTCGCTAA